The Comamonas testosteroni genome contains the following window.
GTCACAAAAGAACGCATTGAAGAAGTCCGCGCTGCGATGGCTGCTGACAGGCAGACACGGAGAGCGGAATTCAAACGCGATTGGTTCCTGCACTTGGTTCATTTCTCAGTTCAAACGGGACTGGGTGTGATTTTGGGTATCAGCGCGGTTCTCTGGGCTGTCCAGCGCTACTCCTGAAATTGAAGCCTGAAGACCTGCGTGCAGGTCTTTGGGGTGCAATTTCTGCACCTGTTCTGAAACCTTAAAAAGGGAAACCTATGTTCCAAAAGACTCGTTCCATCGCTGCTAAGTACGGCGCAAAAATCGCAGCTCCTGCTGCTCTGTTGTTGCCTTTCGCAGCTCGTGCCGAGGGTGAAGACGCTGGTGCCCAGATCCTGGCGAAGGTCACTTCGTCCATGACTTCCGGTGCTGGTATCGCTACCGCCATCGTTCTGGGCCTGTTTGCCATCTGGGCAATCAAGCTGCTCTGGCGCTCCAAGTAAGGACAGGATATGTGGCAAGTAGGCGGTACGTGCTACGGCACGAAAACCAAGGCTCTGCAAGCGATGGCATCGGAGCAATCCGGTGCTGTTGTGCAGCAGGGCGGTTCTGCCTACGTCGTCACGGTCACTGCGGTGGCTGAGGACGGCGTGCAGTACTCCCTCCAGCCTCTGGGGGGTGGTACTGCCGTTGTCTCTCAGGTGCTGCAGGAACCCATGCCCTGCAATCTCCTAACCATGGCCGACGGTCAAGCTATCGCGTGGTCGATAGCTGCCGGATGGCTCGCTATCTACGGGATCATGTCCCTCTTGAATGCGAGGACGGAATGACGCCCGGATTCTGGATTTCAATCATTGCCATCTTGGGGGCCGTATGGATCATCGTGCAGCGCTGATACTTGCGGCCTCTCTGCTTTGTGGCTCTGCGCATGCCACATATGCCACGTTGTCGGCTCCAGCTGGGTGGACTCCCGGTGCTGGTGCTGCGGCTACTTATTCATCTCCTGTTTCGCCTGCTCAAATTGCTGTCTCTGAGCTGGCACGCATCAATGCAAATGCTGCATTGACTGTCAATGGAACTAAGGTAACTGTCCCGGCAAAGCTTCCCATCGTGAAGTCGGCTGCAAAAAAGGTGGCTGCTGCTGCGATCTATCTTCATCCCGGTCTTCGTACTGCAGCGACAGTTGCTTCTTGGATTGGTGCTGCCGGCTTTGCTTATGACGTCGCTAACGGTTGGCAGCGTCCTGAGAGCGGTACTGTCTCTGACGGCTATTCATACTACGCAGTTGATCGTACGAGTGCGGGAGCCGCAGCTACGCCAGAAGCGGCGGCTCAGTTTTGGGTGACTTATCAGAATCAGATGAATGGCAAGACCACGAGAAGTGAGTTGTCTGGGAGCTGTGAGCCCTTTAAGACTTCAAATCAGACCCGCTGTCCATTCACTGATACCGATATTAAAACGGGCTATTCATACGTTCGCTATGCGGCTGTAAAGCGCTCCCCTGTTTGCCCTGCGGGCTGGTTTCACACACCTGCTGGATGTGTGCAGAGCGTTCCTATGGTTAAGGTGCCAAAAGAGGA
Protein-coding sequences here:
- a CDS encoding IgG-binding virulence factor TspB family protein — translated: MDHRAALILAASLLCGSAHATYATLSAPAGWTPGAGAAATYSSPVSPAQIAVSELARINANAALTVNGTKVTVPAKLPIVKSAAKKVAAAAIYLHPGLRTAATVASWIGAAGFAYDVANGWQRPESGTVSDGYSYYAVDRTSAGAAATPEAAAQFWVTYQNQMNGKTTRSELSGSCEPFKTSNQTRCPFTDTDIKTGYSYVRYAAVKRSPVCPAGWFHTPAGCVQSVPMVKVPKEDFIKQLEADPRIEPDDLPNVVWPASWPVELPQVQPMFVPTGNPVPNPNYDPAKAPSPTNQPFNQPGVKVVPAPTTDRPWQVDLQPVNRPVDKADPSPEPKVDPPPEPGTDGNGDKPREPDKETQDLCEKHPEIIACQKLDEPEDPGELKTKAADLDFQVQSGYAGSAVCPAPMTYEAFGHVLSLSWQPFCDSLSMVKNLLLAFAWISAAFILLGAKKE